A single Proteiniborus sp. DW1 DNA region contains:
- a CDS encoding DUF58 domain-containing protein: MEQKLIDSNLLKKLESLKLNTTITLNQGYGGGRKSKSKGSSVEFSDFREYVSGDDFRKIDWNAYGRFKKLFIKLFMEEREANINIFIDTSKSMDFGNPKKATLAKQLALVFGYLSLANMDRVNIYTYGNKKLEALEQLNGKNNIHRLASYLDNIVFDKSEDFFQYIKTRTYKRGISIIISDIFSDNFQDAVKYLAFMNQSIVVLNLLSMEEINPVYSGDIRLIDSETEEGKDISMTQSVLKSYKKTFKNFINRNKEICRKFSCQYTLVSNELPIESIVFDNLTNVGILR; encoded by the coding sequence ATGGAGCAAAAACTGATAGATAGCAACTTGTTGAAGAAGCTAGAATCTTTAAAATTAAATACTACGATTACACTAAACCAAGGTTATGGTGGAGGGAGAAAATCTAAAAGCAAAGGCTCATCAGTGGAGTTTTCTGATTTTAGAGAATATGTTTCAGGTGATGATTTTAGAAAAATCGACTGGAATGCATATGGCAGATTCAAAAAGCTTTTTATCAAGCTGTTTATGGAGGAAAGAGAGGCAAATATAAATATTTTCATAGATACATCTAAGTCTATGGACTTTGGAAATCCTAAAAAGGCTACATTGGCAAAGCAATTAGCCTTAGTTTTTGGGTACCTAAGCTTAGCAAATATGGACAGAGTTAATATCTATACTTATGGAAATAAAAAGCTAGAAGCCTTGGAGCAATTAAATGGAAAAAACAATATCCATAGACTAGCTTCTTACTTAGACAATATAGTCTTTGATAAATCAGAGGACTTTTTTCAATATATAAAAACAAGAACATATAAGAGAGGTATTTCAATAATAATATCGGATATATTTTCTGACAACTTTCAAGACGCAGTTAAATACCTTGCATTTATGAATCAGAGTATAGTAGTGCTGAACCTATTATCTATGGAAGAAATCAATCCTGTCTACTCAGGAGATATTAGACTAATAGATAGTGAAACAGAGGAAGGAAAGGATATATCTATGACCCAATCTGTTCTAAAATCATATAAGAAAACATTCAAGAATTTTATAAATAGAAATAAAGAAATATGCAGAAAGTTTAGCTGCCAATATACCCTTGTTTCCAACGAGCT
- a CDS encoding MoxR family ATPase, whose translation MEITEKDLLSFREQTDKIKNEIGKAIIGQKDIIEQVLIAILCEGNVLLEGVPGLGKTQLVKTIGKVLDLEFSRIQFTPDLMPADVVGTNIITQDEKGASKFIFQKGPIFSNIVLADEINRATPKTQSAMLEAMQEKTVTVGNTTYTMSKPFFVLATQNPIEMEGTYPLPEAQMDRFIFKLYVEFPKLEELSQIVSITTSVGEGELNKVSSGEELIKMTNIAKEVPIAKPVMEYAMKLILATHPEDVSSPDITRKYVRYGSSPRGAQAIIKAARVKALMEGRYNVSFDDINYAAYPVLRHRVLLNFEAVSDNISSEDIIKQIIEGLRK comes from the coding sequence ATGGAAATAACAGAAAAAGATTTATTAAGCTTTAGAGAACAAACAGATAAAATCAAAAACGAAATAGGAAAAGCCATAATAGGTCAAAAAGATATTATAGAACAAGTTTTAATTGCAATTCTATGCGAAGGAAATGTACTCCTAGAAGGAGTACCAGGACTAGGTAAAACTCAGCTAGTAAAAACCATAGGTAAAGTTTTAGACTTAGAATTTTCTAGAATTCAATTTACACCAGATTTGATGCCAGCAGATGTAGTAGGTACAAACATAATTACACAAGACGAAAAAGGTGCAAGCAAATTTATATTTCAAAAAGGACCTATTTTTAGTAATATAGTCCTTGCAGACGAAATAAATAGGGCAACACCAAAAACTCAAAGTGCCATGTTAGAGGCAATGCAGGAAAAGACAGTTACAGTAGGTAACACCACTTATACAATGAGCAAGCCTTTTTTCGTATTAGCTACACAAAATCCTATTGAAATGGAAGGAACATATCCATTACCAGAGGCACAAATGGATAGATTTATATTCAAGCTATATGTAGAATTTCCAAAACTAGAGGAGCTTAGCCAAATAGTAAGTATCACTACATCTGTAGGTGAAGGTGAGCTTAATAAAGTAAGTAGTGGCGAAGAACTAATAAAAATGACAAACATAGCCAAAGAAGTACCTATAGCTAAGCCAGTTATGGAATACGCCATGAAGCTGATACTTGCTACACATCCAGAGGATGTATCAAGCCCAGACATAACAAGGAAATATGTCAGATATGGATCAAGTCCAAGAGGAGCTCAGGCTATTATTAAAGCTGCAAGAGTAAAGGCTCTGATGGAAGGCAGATATAATGTATCCTTTGATGACATTAACTATGCTGCTTATCCAGTATTAAGACACAGAGTATTACTTAACTTTGAAGCAGTATCAGATAATATAAGTAGTGAAGATATTATAAAACAAATAATCGAAGGACTGAGAAAATAA